The Lysobacterales bacterium genome includes a region encoding these proteins:
- a CDS encoding CPXCG motif-containing cysteine-rich protein, protein MTSVFVRLHCPYCGECFDSAADPGGGEIQQYIEDCAVCCRPISVRLRLDDDGGVGVATRREDEA, encoded by the coding sequence ATGACCAGCGTCTTCGTCCGCCTGCACTGTCCCTATTGTGGGGAGTGCTTCGACAGTGCGGCCGACCCGGGCGGCGGCGAGATCCAGCAGTACATCGAGGATTGCGCCGTGTGCTGCCGGCCGATCAGCGTACGGCTCCGCCTGGACGACGACGGCGGCGTGGGCGTCGCGACCCGCCGCGAGGACGAGGCCTGA
- a CDS encoding oxygen-independent coproporphyrinogen III oxidase-like protein, protein MPTRAAQAPEDLALYVHLPWCVRKCPYCDFNSHQSPQELPVAAYVRALAADLDHDLARWPGLALRPVTSVFFGGGTPSLFPPSAIADILAHASHRLDLAADAEITLEANPGTSEHGRFEGYRQAGVNRISLGVQSFDDAQLQRLGRIHGAAEARTAAESVAAVFERFNLDLMYALPGQDLAGALADLEQALALAPGHLSHYQLTLEPNTAFAARPPSGLPDDDLAAAMMDACLARLADAGYRHYETSAHALPGQSCRHNLNYWGYGDFLGIGAGAHGKLTLEGQVRRRWKLRHPRAYMAAAGGPDAVGGDDALAAADLPFDFLLNALRLADGVPAALFETRTGLPLAAIEPTLATARARGLLAPDPDRLVATELGQRFQNDLLTLFLPEARR, encoded by the coding sequence ATGCCGACCCGCGCCGCGCAGGCGCCGGAGGACCTGGCGCTTTACGTGCACCTGCCCTGGTGCGTGCGCAAGTGCCCCTACTGCGACTTCAATTCGCACCAGAGCCCGCAAGAGCTGCCGGTCGCCGCCTATGTGCGCGCCCTGGCCGCCGACCTCGACCACGACCTGGCCCGCTGGCCAGGGCTGGCACTCCGCCCGGTGACCAGCGTGTTCTTCGGTGGTGGCACCCCCAGTCTGTTCCCGCCTTCGGCGATCGCCGACATCCTCGCCCATGCCAGCCACCGGCTCGACCTGGCCGCCGACGCCGAGATCACCCTGGAGGCCAATCCCGGCACCAGCGAGCACGGCCGCTTCGAGGGCTACCGCCAGGCTGGCGTCAACCGGATCAGCCTGGGCGTGCAGAGCTTCGACGATGCCCAGCTTCAGCGGCTCGGGCGCATTCACGGTGCGGCCGAGGCAAGGACGGCGGCGGAATCCGTGGCGGCGGTCTTCGAGCGCTTCAATCTCGACCTGATGTACGCGCTGCCCGGCCAGGACCTTGCGGGTGCCCTGGCGGATCTCGAGCAGGCACTGGCGCTGGCACCGGGCCACCTGTCCCACTACCAGCTGACCCTCGAGCCGAACACCGCGTTCGCCGCCCGGCCGCCCTCGGGGCTGCCCGACGATGACCTGGCCGCCGCCATGATGGACGCCTGCCTGGCGCGGCTGGCCGACGCGGGCTACCGGCACTACGAAACCTCGGCCCATGCGCTACCCGGCCAGTCATGCCGACACAACCTCAACTACTGGGGATACGGGGACTTCCTGGGCATCGGCGCGGGCGCGCACGGCAAGCTGACCCTGGAGGGCCAGGTCCGGCGCCGCTGGAAGCTGCGCCATCCCCGCGCCTACATGGCGGCTGCCGGCGGTCCCGACGCCGTGGGCGGCGACGACGCCCTGGCGGCAGCCGACCTGCCCTTCGATTTCCTGCTCAATGCGCTGCGCCTGGCCGACGGCGTCCCGGCCGCGCTGTTCGAGACACGCACCGGGCTGCCCCTGGCCGCCATCGAGCCGACCCTGGCCACGGCCCGGGCGCGCGGCCTGCTCGCCCCGGATCCTGATCGACTGGTTGCGACCGAGCTCGGCCAGCGCTTCCAGAACGACCTGCTGACGCTGTTCCTGCCCGAGGCACGGCGATGA
- the rdgB gene encoding RdgB/HAM1 family non-canonical purine NTP pyrophosphatase: MARVVVATGNPGKLAELEDLLDGLGLHLVAQGALGIGDADETGTSYVENALIKARHAARASGLPALADDSGLAVAALDGAPGLHTARYAGPGASATDNIGKLLAALDGVPDGQRGACFHACLVLIRAADDPLPIIAQGHWNGRILQAPRGSGGFGYDPVFLDEESGLAAAELDERTKNRISHRGRAVAALREALAQGWP, from the coding sequence GTGGCCCGCGTCGTCGTCGCCACCGGCAACCCGGGCAAGCTGGCCGAGCTCGAGGACCTGCTGGACGGCCTGGGCCTGCACCTGGTGGCCCAGGGCGCGCTCGGCATCGGCGACGCCGACGAGACCGGAACGAGCTACGTCGAGAACGCCCTGATCAAGGCCCGGCACGCGGCACGCGCCAGCGGCCTGCCGGCCCTGGCCGACGACTCCGGCCTTGCGGTCGCGGCCCTGGATGGCGCGCCTGGCCTGCACACCGCCCGCTACGCCGGCCCGGGGGCCAGCGCCACCGACAACATCGGCAAGCTGCTGGCGGCCCTGGACGGGGTGCCGGACGGGCAGCGCGGCGCCTGCTTCCACGCCTGCCTGGTGCTGATTCGCGCAGCCGACGATCCGCTGCCGATCATTGCCCAGGGCCACTGGAACGGCCGCATCCTGCAGGCGCCCCGCGGGAGCGGCGGGTTCGGCTACGACCCGGTGTTCCTGGACGAGGAATCCGGACTGGCCGCTGCGGAGCTGGACGAGCGCACCAAGAACCGGATCAGCCACCGCGGCCGCGCCGTCGCCGCCCTGCGCGAGGCCCTGGCGCAGGGCTGGCCCTGA
- the rph gene encoding ribonuclease PH, with the protein MSSPIRPSGRTPDQLRPVSLERGYTRHAEGSVLVAFGDTRVLCTASVEDRVPPFLRGKGEGWVTAEYGMLPRATHERSQREAARGGQGGRTLEIQRLIGRSLRACIDRRALGERTVTLDCDVLQADGGTRTAAITGAWVALADAMDRLVSRGALARSPLFGQVAAVSVGIWNGMPVLDLDYAEDSACETDMNVVMNDGLGFIELQGTAEGHAFRQDELDALLALARKGITELVGNQRQALGRD; encoded by the coding sequence ATGAGCAGCCCGATCCGTCCCAGCGGTCGTACCCCGGACCAGTTGCGCCCGGTCAGCCTGGAGCGCGGCTATACCCGGCACGCGGAGGGCTCGGTGCTGGTCGCCTTCGGCGATACCCGGGTGCTGTGCACCGCCTCGGTCGAGGACCGCGTGCCACCGTTCCTGCGCGGCAAGGGCGAGGGCTGGGTCACCGCCGAGTACGGCATGCTGCCCCGCGCCACCCACGAGCGCAGCCAGCGCGAGGCGGCACGTGGCGGCCAGGGCGGCCGTACCCTGGAAATCCAGCGCCTGATCGGACGCAGCCTGCGCGCCTGCATCGACCGCCGTGCCCTGGGCGAGCGCACCGTCACGCTGGACTGCGACGTCCTGCAGGCCGACGGCGGCACCCGCACCGCGGCCATCACCGGCGCCTGGGTGGCGCTGGCCGATGCCATGGACCGCCTGGTGTCCCGGGGGGCGCTTGCGCGCAGCCCGCTGTTCGGCCAGGTCGCCGCTGTCTCGGTGGGCATCTGGAACGGCATGCCGGTGCTCGACCTCGATTACGCCGAGGACTCCGCCTGCGAGACCGACATGAATGTGGTGATGAACGACGGCCTGGGCTTCATCGAGCTGCAGGGCACCGCCGAGGGCCACGCGTTCCGCCAGGACGAACTCGACGCGCTGCTGGCGCTGGCCCGCAAGGGCATCACCGAACTGGTCGGCAACCAGCGCCAGGCGCTCGGTCGCGACTGA
- a CDS encoding YicC family protein: MIRSMTGYAEADTATPWGTLSWELRSVNHRFLETGLRLPEELRQLDGPVRERIAARIARGKVEASLRLRRERGDGGLLQINETLVSALGQAMRRLGEHLPANLQRVSLTDVLAWPGLLVEPEVDSAALQAAALAGLEQALDGLVAARAREGERLAALLVERLDGIERETATVRRLLPDIRSALRARMEARLADLRLPLDPGRLEQEVVIHLQKLDVDEELDRLAGHVQEARRTLTLGEAVGRRLDFLMQEFNREANTLGSKSVDSRSTQAAVELKVLIEQMREQVQNIE; encoded by the coding sequence ATGATCCGCAGCATGACCGGCTATGCCGAGGCCGACACCGCCACGCCCTGGGGCACCCTGTCCTGGGAGCTGCGCTCGGTCAACCACCGCTTTCTCGAGACCGGACTGCGCCTCCCCGAGGAGCTGCGCCAGCTGGACGGGCCGGTGCGCGAGCGGATCGCCGCACGCATCGCCCGCGGCAAGGTCGAGGCCAGCCTGCGTCTTCGTCGTGAACGTGGCGACGGCGGCCTGCTGCAGATCAACGAGACGCTGGTCTCGGCACTGGGACAGGCGATGCGCCGCCTGGGCGAGCACCTGCCGGCGAACCTGCAGCGCGTCTCGCTGACCGACGTGCTGGCCTGGCCGGGACTGCTGGTCGAGCCGGAAGTCGATTCGGCCGCCCTGCAGGCCGCGGCGCTGGCCGGACTGGAGCAGGCCCTGGACGGCCTGGTCGCGGCACGCGCGCGGGAGGGCGAACGCCTGGCCGCATTGCTGGTCGAGCGCCTGGACGGAATCGAGCGAGAGACCGCCACGGTGAGGCGACTGCTGCCGGACATCCGCAGCGCGTTGCGCGCCCGGATGGAGGCGCGCCTGGCCGACCTGCGGTTGCCGCTCGACCCCGGCCGCCTGGAACAGGAAGTCGTGATCCACCTCCAGAAGCTCGATGTCGACGAGGAACTCGACCGGCTGGCGGGCCACGTCCAGGAGGCCAGGCGGACCCTGACCCTGGGCGAGGCGGTGGGCCGTCGCCTGGACTTCCTGATGCAGGAGTTCAATCGCGAGGCCAACACCCTGGGCAGCAAGTCCGTCGATTCCCGCAGCACCCAGGCTGCGGTCGAACTGAAGGTGCTGATCGAGCAGATGCGCGAGCAGGTCCAGAACATCGAGTGA
- a CDS encoding S8 family serine peptidase translates to MRYWLSSVLLLALPTLSQADDPRCLLSFDSARFDTCTGEIKLANPALGSLAEIEAHAGSPLRLVKFDGPIEAGQRQALEARGAQILGYAPHHAFLVRMPSSLDASVRTIPGVNWIGPFLPVFKVDVNIANDLAGTDIVRAGGVDSLTVALHPGADAAAVRAALLSARGTAFRFTEQGHDHERVILSFEHASLADAVTHLARHPEVASISLRWEAEHMNSQAGWLHQSGTNTGPNQLPIFERGLFGCGQVVAAADSGLHAANCAFSDATFGTPVTSVCATGSTCTAVTPDFGHRKVGAHYKWDGSTSGGPADGHGHGTHVMGSIAGNNPAGAVDCSTFTTPGGLTNLDGTAPGAKLISQEMGASLQYLNSLGGTVYHAASIAYQNGARVHNNSWGSSCRTGVAQTCIAGCQVEYRPTTRDADALVWEFPEMSLFFAAGNSGGLGGNAGCGPGADVGSAGNAKNVFSIGSNNRGTAGNNMSGFSSRGPTQDRRSKPDLTAQGASIVSASRTACGTTSMSGTSMATPTAAGLAALVRDYLARGYYPGGTANAGNAIANPSGALIKAIMINGARSITGTGTTGGAPSQSQGWGRIHLDDSLYFAGDASNLWLHDGTAGLQTGGIDSHTLAVSAGQPLSVTLTWHDAPALVNANPHTVNLLRLEVQAPNGDIWTQKLPATGGLNNPNPLQDTTTSNYDNVNNVHQIRIASPQAGTWQVRVRGMQVAQGPQPYALAASGVLSGVTNADYQLQATPGSFALCAGDNASVQIGVLGLEGFNDAVTLSLAGLPGPATSNFSANPVVPANPAATSTLNLANTGGLPAGPLNLTVNGQSSGPGFPAASRSVDIAVTVSAAAPAASTPATPANGATGQPLQPSFTWSAVAGADSYRFELASDAAFANVVIDTTVPGTSFSPAAPLNPSTDYWWRVTASNTCGSGAISQVFGFRTLGQPGECDAGATPFNVFTEDFTGGLGGFSTAGSVGAQTWAVSNVRPSPLSGGNAALAVNIATVSDQRLTSPTIALPAADLPLTLKFQNWRNIENNGATACYDGGILEVSVNGGAFTQITGAGLLNDPYRGAISGSFSNPLAGLNAWCEPAPGRPYDDTLVDLSPYAGSNVQLRWRLGTDNSVAREGWYVDDVRVQACSSGPTADLSVTLSDSPDPVNAGDPITFTAQVANAGPATANAVVLDVSVDPVFTIGSASGTGWSCNVASATEASCTLASLAVGAAAPVTVQATVDAGAASGTYTSSAQVSSSTGDANPGNNLADEETTVNGVGPDLIFANGFECAAGLPDCPTGPVVLFDEYTNRFVTAASGGPGGAPISAVQSSLGMTLFGAGSQIGANNWVADDFVVPAGGWTIQRVKVYSYQTGSTTTPTHNDLRIRIWSNDPNSGTLVFGDTTTNRLSSVSFTGVYRVTQTAPTDATRPVMELVADINPPLVLPAGTYWLGWSAGGTLGSGPWAPPQTVVGQATTGNGVQSINNAAFAPLLDAGSNTQQGFPLVLEGN, encoded by the coding sequence ATGCGCTACTGGCTATCCTCCGTCCTGCTGCTGGCGTTGCCTACGCTGTCCCAGGCCGACGATCCCCGCTGCCTGCTGTCGTTCGACAGCGCGCGGTTCGACACCTGTACCGGCGAAATCAAGCTGGCCAATCCCGCACTCGGGTCGCTGGCCGAGATCGAGGCCCACGCCGGCTCGCCCCTGCGTCTGGTCAAGTTCGACGGCCCGATCGAAGCCGGCCAACGCCAGGCGCTGGAGGCACGCGGCGCGCAGATCCTGGGCTACGCACCCCATCACGCATTCCTGGTGCGCATGCCTTCGTCGCTTGACGCCAGCGTCCGGACCATTCCCGGCGTCAACTGGATCGGTCCGTTCCTGCCCGTGTTCAAGGTCGACGTCAACATCGCGAACGACCTCGCCGGCACCGACATCGTGCGCGCCGGCGGCGTGGACAGCCTGACCGTGGCGCTGCACCCCGGTGCCGATGCCGCCGCGGTGCGCGCGGCGCTGCTGTCGGCGCGGGGCACAGCATTCCGGTTCACCGAACAGGGTCACGACCATGAGCGGGTGATCCTGTCCTTCGAGCACGCCAGCCTTGCCGACGCCGTCACGCACCTGGCGCGCCACCCCGAAGTGGCCAGCATCAGTCTGCGCTGGGAGGCCGAGCACATGAACTCCCAGGCCGGCTGGCTGCACCAGAGCGGCACCAACACCGGCCCGAACCAGCTGCCCATCTTCGAGCGCGGGCTGTTCGGCTGCGGTCAGGTGGTCGCCGCCGCCGATTCCGGGCTGCATGCCGCCAACTGCGCTTTCTCCGACGCCACTTTCGGCACCCCGGTCACCTCGGTGTGCGCCACCGGTTCGACCTGCACCGCGGTGACGCCGGACTTCGGCCATCGCAAGGTCGGCGCCCACTACAAGTGGGACGGCAGCACGAGCGGTGGACCGGCGGACGGCCACGGCCACGGCACCCATGTGATGGGATCGATCGCCGGCAACAACCCGGCGGGCGCGGTCGACTGCAGCACCTTCACCACGCCCGGCGGCCTGACCAATCTCGACGGCACCGCGCCGGGCGCCAAGCTGATTTCCCAGGAGATGGGCGCCAGCCTCCAGTACCTGAACTCCCTCGGCGGCACGGTCTACCACGCCGCCTCCATCGCCTACCAGAACGGCGCACGGGTCCACAACAATTCCTGGGGATCGAGCTGCCGCACGGGCGTCGCGCAGACCTGCATCGCAGGGTGCCAGGTCGAGTATCGCCCGACCACCCGTGACGCCGATGCCCTGGTCTGGGAATTTCCCGAGATGTCGCTGTTCTTCGCAGCCGGCAACAGCGGCGGCCTGGGCGGCAATGCCGGTTGCGGCCCGGGTGCCGACGTCGGCAGCGCCGGCAACGCCAAGAACGTCTTCTCGATCGGCAGCAACAACCGCGGCACCGCCGGCAACAACATGTCCGGCTTCTCCTCTCGCGGCCCGACCCAGGATCGCCGCAGCAAGCCCGACCTCACCGCCCAGGGCGCCAGCATCGTCTCGGCCTCGCGCACCGCCTGCGGCACCACCAGCATGAGCGGCACCTCGATGGCGACGCCGACCGCCGCCGGCCTGGCCGCGCTGGTCCGCGACTATCTCGCCCGCGGCTACTACCCGGGCGGTACCGCCAACGCCGGCAATGCGATCGCCAACCCCTCCGGCGCCCTGATAAAGGCCATCATGATCAACGGCGCGCGCTCGATCACCGGGACCGGCACCACGGGCGGCGCGCCCAGCCAGTCGCAGGGCTGGGGCCGTATCCATCTCGACGACTCGCTGTATTTCGCCGGCGATGCCAGCAACCTCTGGCTGCACGACGGCACCGCCGGCCTGCAGACCGGCGGCATCGACAGCCACACCCTGGCGGTGAGCGCCGGCCAGCCGCTGTCGGTGACCCTGACCTGGCACGACGCCCCCGCCCTGGTAAACGCCAATCCGCACACGGTCAACCTGCTTCGGCTCGAGGTGCAGGCCCCCAACGGCGATATCTGGACGCAGAAGCTGCCGGCCACAGGCGGCCTGAACAACCCCAATCCGCTCCAGGACACCACCACCAGCAACTACGACAACGTCAACAACGTCCACCAGATCCGCATCGCCAGTCCGCAGGCCGGCACCTGGCAGGTGCGGGTGCGCGGCATGCAGGTCGCGCAGGGGCCGCAACCCTACGCGCTCGCGGCGTCCGGCGTGCTGAGCGGCGTCACCAACGCCGACTACCAGCTGCAGGCGACCCCCGGCAGCTTCGCCCTGTGTGCCGGCGACAACGCCAGCGTGCAGATCGGCGTGCTGGGCCTTGAGGGTTTCAACGACGCGGTGACGCTCTCGCTCGCCGGCCTCCCTGGCCCCGCCACCAGCAACTTCTCGGCCAACCCGGTGGTCCCGGCCAACCCGGCGGCCACCAGCACCCTCAACCTGGCCAACACCGGCGGCCTTCCCGCCGGGCCGCTCAATCTGACCGTCAACGGCCAGTCGTCCGGACCCGGCTTCCCGGCGGCCAGCCGCAGCGTCGACATCGCGGTCACGGTCAGTGCCGCGGCGCCGGCTGCGAGCACGCCGGCGACACCGGCCAACGGCGCAACCGGCCAGCCCCTGCAACCGTCGTTCACCTGGAGCGCGGTCGCCGGTGCCGACAGCTACCGTTTCGAGCTCGCCAGCGATGCCGCCTTCGCAAACGTGGTGATCGACACCACCGTGCCCGGCACCAGCTTCTCGCCGGCCGCGCCCCTGAATCCCAGCACTGACTATTGGTGGCGGGTGACGGCGAGCAACACCTGCGGCAGCGGCGCCATCTCCCAGGTGTTCGGCTTCCGGACCCTGGGTCAGCCAGGCGAGTGCGATGCCGGCGCGACGCCCTTCAACGTCTTCACCGAGGACTTCACGGGCGGCCTTGGCGGCTTCTCGACGGCGGGCAGCGTGGGCGCGCAGACCTGGGCGGTGTCGAACGTGCGGCCGAGCCCGCTGTCGGGCGGCAACGCGGCGCTGGCGGTCAACATCGCGACGGTGTCGGACCAGCGGTTGACCTCGCCGACCATCGCGCTGCCGGCGGCGGATCTGCCGCTGACGCTGAAGTTCCAGAACTGGCGCAACATCGAGAACAACGGTGCCACGGCGTGCTACGACGGCGGCATCCTCGAGGTGTCGGTGAATGGCGGTGCCTTCACGCAGATCACCGGGGCGGGCCTGCTGAACGACCCGTACCGTGGTGCGATCAGTGGCAGCTTCTCCAATCCGCTGGCGGGCCTGAACGCCTGGTGCGAGCCGGCGCCGGGCCGTCCGTACGACGACACGCTGGTGGACCTGAGCCCGTATGCGGGCAGCAACGTGCAGCTGCGCTGGCGGCTGGGCACGGACAACTCGGTGGCGCGCGAAGGCTGGTATGTGGACGACGTGCGGGTGCAGGCCTGTTCGTCGGGTCCGACCGCGGACCTGTCGGTGACGCTGTCGGACAGCCCGGACCCGGTGAACGCGGGTGATCCGATCACGTTCACGGCGCAGGTGGCCAATGCCGGTCCTGCGACGGCGAACGCGGTGGTGCTGGACGTGTCGGTGGACCCGGTGTTCACGATCGGCTCGGCGAGCGGCACGGGCTGGAGCTGCAACGTGGCGTCGGCGACCGAGGCCTCGTGCACGCTGGCGAGCCTGGCGGTGGGCGCTGCGGCGCCGGTGACGGTGCAGGCGACGGTGGACGCGGGCGCGGCCAGCGGCACGTACACCAGTTCGGCGCAGGTGTCCTCGAGCACGGGCGACGCGAATCCGGGCAACAACCTGGCGGACGAGGAGACCACGGTGAACGGCGTCGGGCCGGACCTGATCTTCGCGAACGGCTTCGAGTGCGCGGCGGGCCTGCCGGATTGTCCGACGGGTCCGGTGGTGCTGTTCGACGAGTACACGAACCGGTTCGTGACGGCGGCCAGCGGCGGCCCGGGTGGTGCGCCGATCAGCGCGGTGCAGTCGTCGCTGGGCATGACGCTGTTCGGTGCCGGTTCGCAGATCGGCGCGAACAACTGGGTGGCGGACGACTTCGTGGTGCCGGCCGGCGGCTGGACGATCCAGCGGGTGAAGGTCTACTCGTACCAGACCGGCTCGACGACGACGCCGACGCACAACGACCTGCGCATCCGGATCTGGTCGAACGACCCGAACAGCGGCACGCTGGTGTTCGGCGACACCACGACCAACCGGCTGAGCTCGGTGAGCTTCACCGGGGTGTACCGGGTGACGCAGACGGCGCCGACCGACGCCACGCGTCCGGTGATGGAGCTGGTGGCGGACATCAACCCGCCGCTGGTGCTGCCGGCGGGCACGTACTGGCTGGGCTGGTCGGCGGGCGGCACGCTGGGGTCGGGTCCGTGGGCGCCGCCGCAGACGGTGGTGGGCCAGGCGACCACGGGCAACGGCGTGCAGTCGATCAACAACGCGGCGTTCGCGCCGCTGCTGGACGCCGGCTCGAACACCCAGCAGGGCTTCCCGCTGGTGCTGGAAGGCAACTAG
- the gmk gene encoding guanylate kinase yields MAAPSGSEWNGTVVDPHASGTLFIVAAPSGAGKTSLVRALIERDPGLALSVSYTSRPPRPAEADGVHYHFVSRDAFLAMARAGEFFEFAEVHGDLKGTARSAVDPLLAAGRDVLLEIDWQGARLVRAQSPGCRSIFILPPSRAELERRLRSRAQDSEAVIARRLANSREEISHAQEFDFIVVNDDFEQALADLQAIVRAQRLSQAVRGERHAALIAQLLA; encoded by the coding sequence ATGGCCGCCCCTTCCGGGTCCGAGTGGAACGGCACCGTGGTCGATCCCCACGCCAGCGGCACCCTGTTCATCGTCGCCGCGCCCTCCGGGGCAGGCAAGACCAGCCTGGTGCGCGCCCTCATCGAGCGGGATCCAGGGCTGGCCCTGTCCGTTTCCTACACCTCGCGCCCGCCACGGCCGGCCGAGGCCGATGGCGTGCATTATCACTTCGTGTCCCGCGACGCCTTCCTGGCCATGGCGCGGGCGGGCGAATTCTTCGAGTTCGCCGAGGTCCACGGCGACCTCAAGGGAACCGCTCGCAGCGCAGTGGACCCGCTGCTGGCGGCGGGCCGCGACGTGCTGCTGGAAATCGACTGGCAGGGCGCACGGCTGGTCCGCGCCCAGTCTCCGGGCTGTCGCAGCATCTTCATCCTGCCGCCCTCACGGGCAGAGCTGGAGCGCCGCCTGCGCAGCCGCGCCCAGGACAGCGAGGCGGTCATCGCCAGACGCCTGGCCAACTCCCGGGAGGAGATCAGCCACGCCCAGGAGTTCGATTTCATCGTCGTCAACGACGATTTCGAGCAGGCCCTGGCCGATCTGCAGGCGATCGTCCGCGCCCAACGCCTCAGCCAGGCCGTTCGGGGCGAACGTCACGCCGCCCTGATCGCCCAGCTGCTGGCCTGA
- the rpoZ gene encoding DNA-directed RNA polymerase subunit omega: protein MARITVEDCLKVVENRFELVLMASKRARQLTKGAEPTIASENDKPTVLALREIAENRIDMAMVDEIDRQERERAEREALEWAAAELDEDKGGDDL, encoded by the coding sequence ATGGCCCGGATCACGGTCGAGGATTGCCTGAAGGTGGTTGAGAACCGCTTCGAGCTCGTATTGATGGCGTCCAAGCGGGCCAGGCAGCTGACCAAGGGCGCCGAGCCCACGATCGCCTCGGAGAACGACAAGCCGACGGTCCTGGCGCTGCGCGAGATCGCCGAGAACCGCATCGACATGGCCATGGTCGACGAGATCGACCGCCAGGAGCGGGAGCGCGCCGAGCGCGAGGCCCTGGAGTGGGCTGCCGCCGAGCTCGACGAGGACAAGGGCGGCGACGACCTTTGA